The sequence CGAACTCATACActtcgagaccatgacctgagctgtggacgcttaaccgactaagccacccagacgcgtCTGTGGGGTATTTTTATGACTGATTTCACTCATCATGTACAACTgaggtgtgcacatgtgtgcatatataaatacacatattaaagGACaaggggcaccagagtggctcagtcatttgggcatcctacttcggctcaggtcgtgatctcatggcttgtgacttcgatacccacattgggctctgtgttgacagctcggagcctagagcctgcttcagattttgtgtgtccctctctctctgcccctcctccgctcatgctctttctctctccttcaaaaataaatattaaaaattttttttaaataaaaggaaaagctttggaatccattttttttttctattgctaggtttttcttaatctttcctTTGGGTTCCAGATATGAGGCTTTTTGTGCATTCATGTATCTTTATTTTACCAGTACTTACTGTTTATTCTGCAACCTACCCCTTTTTTTCAGATCACCTCGCTTTTTAGCAGCAAATCTAAGTATTTTGGGAACCAGAGGGCTGGCGATGCAGAGTTGGACACACAGGCAAGAGAATATATCTCCTACATGGCAACATTTTAGTCTGAAAAAAATAGGTAACAAGTAGAGAGATTCATGTAGTCATGCAAAATTAGGGGCAGGGAACCATCAGACTTGGCATTGGATCACAGACAATTGAGAGAATTGAAATGGAAGAGAGgagataagaaaaattaaaggccAAGGTTGATGGAAGGACGGGAGAGAGTCATGGTTATGTGGTAACTGTGAAATTAGTGGGCATATCTTCATCCAAACTCCCAAAGCTTAGGGCTCCAATAGCTATAACCAAGGTTCACACACTTCAGAGATTATAAAGACTCTGGACAGATAAATGGCATTGGCTTCCTTAACTTCCCTGACTTCCCATAACACCCCATTCTCCTTGCACATCTCGGGCGAGTCCTGCTAACCATCTTTCTAGGTACTTATAGTTTCTGGGTTTCATGCAAGTACTCTGTGCCATCAACATCTATTCTGCCCTTGGTCCTGGCATACACCCAAGTCACCTCTATATCCTAAGTCAGGTTTCCTTAGCTCGCCACTACCCTGTGGGCTTAGTGTGAATTGCAAAAGTGATTATAGGTAGTGGTATAAGACCTACTACAAGAGACATAATATGTGTCTGAGATGAGTTGAGGGTAAGAAATAAGACGACTTGAATGACTGAGGAATTGTTGTATGAACAGTTCAAATAGTaccagtgaggggtgcctgggtggctcagtcaattaagcatctgaggttggcttaggtcatgatctcatggttggtgggttcaagccctgcatcaggttgtTTGCTggcaccatggagcctgcttgggattctctctctttctccctcttttacccctccccccccatccctccttctctgtctctctctctcttttcctctctctctgctctccccctctggtgctgtctctgtctctctcagtataaatgcataaacttaaaatactaaaaaaaagcaATAGCAGTGAATTCTGGCAAATGCAGTCTTtacctcttctttgtttttctgtttgtgttgcATGCACCACCTTGCCTGCCCCTCCCGATCCTTGCTATATACatctatgttttcatatttgcttCATTGTCTTGTTTATAGATCCATAGTCCTGGCAGCCATGGTGTTAGGAATATTGCACGTGGAAGTGACTCAACTGCTTTAGGTGACCCCAggtaaaatgcatatttaataatGACCCTGAGAAGGAATTGAGGGGACACCTTGTTTTCACAATGTGAATAGCCTTGattgattattcattttaatgtagaACTTTATTAACATTCTCATTTTagtttcttgttattttcttttgtctggaAACATTCTAGCGGATAAATCAATGGATAGAGCAAATCACTCTGTGGTGTCAGAGTTTGTGTTCCTGGGACTCACCGATTCCTGGGAGATCCAACTTCTCCTCTTTGTGTTCTCCTCTATGGTTTATGTGGCAAGCATGATGGGAAACTCCCTCATAATGCTCACTGTGATTTCTGACCCTCACTTACACTCCCCCATGTACTTTTTGTTGGTCAACCTGTCCTTCATTGACCTGGGAatttcttctgtcatttctcCGAAGATGATTTATGACCTTTTCAGAAAGCGTAAGGTTATCTCCTTTGGTGGCTGCATCGCTCAAATCTTCTTCATCCACGTCATTGGTGGCGTGGAGATGGTGCTGCTCATCGCCATGGCCTTTGACAGATATGTTGCCATATGCAAGCCTCTGCACTATTTGACTATTATGAAccgaaaaatgtgtattttgcttaCAGTTGCTGCCTGGGTAATTGGCTTGACCCACTCTGTGATTCAACTGGTTTTTGTAATAACATTGCCATTCTGTGGCCCTAATGTGTTAGACAGCTTTTATTGTGACTTTCCTCGGTTCATCAGACTTGCCTGCACAGACACCTACCGTCTAGAGTTCATGGTCATAGCCAACAGTGGGTTCATATCTCTGGGATCATTCTTCATATTGATTGTCTCGTACATTTCTATCCTGATCACTGTTCGGAAACACTCTTCAGCAGGCACATCTAAGGCCCTCTCCACTTTGTCAACTCATGTCATGGTGGTGATTTTGTTCTTCGGCCCTTGCATCTTTGTTTATATCTGGCCTCACCCCACCTCACACCTAGACAAATATCTTGTTGTCTTTGATGCAGTTCTcactcctttttttaattcagtcATCTATACATTCAGGAACAAAGAGATGAAAGTGGCAATGAGGAAAGTGTGTAGTCGGTTTATTATTTATAGAAGGATTTCTTAAATGACACAAGTATTACAAAATTTCCTTACTGACTTGAAGTAACATTACATATCTATAGTTTGAATACCAGATTCCAAGTACCTTACTACCCTTGAGTTGTCCCAGATTAAAATAACAAGGGTCTTAAAAAATCTTAACTGAGAGTTTGTGTTGCTGCCTATGGTTGGTTGAAGGAAGCATGTGGTGTAAAAACAAGTAGCTCCCAGAGAAGGACAATTGCTTGTCTCTCGGGAGACATTACCTTGATGAATTTACTGTGGTCTAGAATTCAAAATTGTGTCTCTTCAGTGTCTGAGTGCGTTACATAAGGGAATGCTGATTGACACTAAATAAATTGATACTAGATAGAAATATATACGTATGTCAAGGTGTCGTTTGATTAATTTGCTGTAAAAGATCAGCAAGTGGTCTGAACTTTCATGTAAGCCTAATTGATTAATTCAGTGAAGGGAAATTTATGAGAAGTCAAGCGATGGTAAGGACATTAATGAGGAGGGAACCGGAGTAAGAGGAGTCAGCTGGACACTCAAATAATCACATgagattttgatgcctttgaggATAGGCCTGCCatcagaagtagaaaaataatggaTCCTTAGGCCAGACCGCCTTTCTGTCAGACAGAGCTGTTTGGTCTCACAAGATTTACCTTTTGACTTTTGTTTGTATTCTGTTTCAGACTATCTAACTCCTATGTTCTTTAAGATTCgttatcatttttgtttgtaaCTAGCCaggttcttcctttttcttcttctgaaataatACTATTCCCATTGCATTTACAGGGTTTGAGTCATTGCAAGCTAAGTTTTAGTTTTGGAGGTGTTTTGTATATGACTGTATTATATTCTATAAGAATGTGGGATTTGCATACATGGATTTAGAAATTTCAGTTCATATCCATTTTAACAGAGAAGATCCGAGTCTCATTCTCAGAGATGTAGTACAAATAACTCTCAACCTTATGTATCCTTACACATAGTCCTTAACCAGTTAATCAGTATTCCTATTGTCTTATAAGTGGTCCTTATTAATGAAATTACAATGTCACTTGctaatttatttgtgttttctttagatTTCCATTGCTCTTTTTAtcactcattcattatttttgaca comes from Panthera tigris isolate Pti1 chromosome B3, P.tigris_Pti1_mat1.1, whole genome shotgun sequence and encodes:
- the LOC102961965 gene encoding olfactory receptor 4F3/4F16/4F29-like, which translates into the protein MDRANHSVVSEFVFLGLTDSWEIQLLLFVFSSMVYVASMMGNSLIMLTVISDPHLHSPMYFLLVNLSFIDLGISSVISPKMIYDLFRKRKVISFGGCIAQIFFIHVIGGVEMVLLIAMAFDRYVAICKPLHYLTIMNRKMCILLTVAAWVIGLTHSVIQLVFVITLPFCGPNVLDSFYCDFPRFIRLACTDTYRLEFMVIANSGFISLGSFFILIVSYISILITVRKHSSAGTSKALSTLSTHVMVVILFFGPCIFVYIWPHPTSHLDKYLVVFDAVLTPFFNSVIYTFRNKEMKVAMRKVCSRFIIYRRIS